AGATAAAATAGGTTCCTGTGCTTTAATAAGCAAGCTGCAAAGTTCTTTGAGCATTTTACATTCAATTAATGTTAAGTTGTTTTCACTGCTAATGTTGTGACTTAATAACATAGCCTTCTTTTCTATGCTTCAAGTTGAAAGGAGATAAATTATgtgattaaaaaaatacttaCTCCTATTTTAAAACCTAAAATGATATTTTGGAATTCTCCCTCCCCTCAGTGAACTAGACAAGGAGAGATAGCTCCCCTTCCATCCCTGGTTTGAACCAAACCTAGCAGTGTCAGTGTTGTGAGTCTTGTGATAGTTTCCTTTAGTCTAGCTCTAATTTCAGCTTTGTGCTTGCAGGCCTGGGATCTTTATCAGCAAAACGAATTGGTAATGCTAGTAGACATATCACTAAACGGGGCATTCGATCCTGAGGAGGCTTGCCGAATTCTGAAAATTGCGCTACTTTGCACTCAGGATAATCCGAAACTCCGGCCATCCATGCCTTCTGTGGTCAAGATGCTCGCCGGAGAAATGGATGTTGATGAAAGTAAGATAACAAAACCAGGCTTGATTTCAGATGTTATGGACCTTAAAATTAGACAACCGAAGGGTAATAAAGATACCAAGACTTCATCTTCATTCAATAGTTCCTCTGCATCAGACAGCCAGGGCACTATGAAGTCATTAGCTGCTTCAAGTGCTGCATCTACCTTCACTGTAAAATATGATAAAAGCATGTAAACATCATTCCTTAATGatttactttttatttaattttttttatttcatttttttgaaTGAGTGTTATCTCATGTAAATTTGCTGACGGTTCCATATCTgttctaatttaatttttttttcccgatGGCACTAGGAAGTTTTGGGAAATTATGAACCATCTTGTAAATTTGGACCATGGTTATGAGCAAATAATAGTTTGTAGTTTGAAGGcctttttcttttatcttgtCTCTAGGGTGGAAATAAGGCTAGGCTTCATCAAAATATGCTTAACCCTGAATCCAGAACTTTATCTGAAACCTGTCACATACTTATATTATATGCTACATTTTGGCCTTCTTTTCAAAACATGAAGTGTAGCCTGAAAACTTTCTTACGAGCGACATGTAGGTGCAGGTCAAGATACGGGACTGCAATTCTCTTCTATAAGAGGACGACGCTTTTACGTAACGACAGGGTGTAAGCACCTACTTGGCTACTTCAGGGTTGATTTCAAAACCAAAATAAATGGCAAGGGTCATGTTAGAAAGAGAAAGATCAGTACCTTCATGGGTTGACtggtcaaaattttaaaatatttaaaaaaaaaacaaataaaaggaAACTCCCACAGATTCATGATACTCATACTAGTTTTGGTTCAAACTGGGAAATGGAGGAAGTAATCTCTCCTTGTTCGGTTCAGATAAGGATAAGTATTTTTTTCATTACATAACTTATCTCTTGTTTTAATATTTAAGgttcactttcaaaaaatatatatttaaggtTAAGAGTTCAATTTTTAGAAACTACACACTTTTGAGGAGAAGTCGGTTCTCTAGTAGTTTGTTGGTTTGGAATATCTCCAAATACTAATATGTCCTATGTTTGAATCTGGCATGTGAAGCTTACACTTTTAAGGAGACATTTGACATTTATCATACCTGAATGAGATAAGATTACGTCAAAGATAATACttgtagttaaaaaaaaaactaagatttagGGGGGAGCCAGAATTATGTAACAAGAAATTTTAGCCACCCATTCTTATTTTCTCTCTAGAAGATATATTgtcaatgtaatttttttttttacacagaTATTCAATTATTTTCTACTACATCAAAGactatataattataatttaataaaaataaatgaagaatataaatatttatcGCACGTGGCATATGATAATTAGATGACAatgtaaaacttctttacactGTACTGATATAGGCTTGTCTAATAGAAGGGTGCATTAATTCTATAAGTGTCTAGGGATTAAGCATTGTACATACAAATAAGTGGGTCGGGCGGTCCAAGACTCCAAACGGGTCAAAACCAAGATATAAATATAAGACACATGCTCAAGCGGTAGGAGTTCTCACTTTTTACCCGATATTGTTTTCTTCTTGATTCTCTCTCTAACCTCTCAAGTTTGAGTTCTATATCGGAACAACACCGACACTAAACATCAATTAAACTCTTCTTAATTTGATACTGACCACAACATAAAATACTTCAATTTAATTTGTGCAATTAACAGTTTAATGCTGAGCacacaaaataattaaatatgtaatGAATTTTGTTAAATAGTTTCATAAACTACTACTATAATTTTACACCATTAACTACTCACATGTCACAGTGAATTGCATCGAGTTAGTTAGCGGAACAGCCACGTGGCATGGCTCTAATTTACAAACAGAAGTTAGTTATTCGTTTTGGCGGGAAACGTTAACACGAATAAAATCAGCTTCACTTCACGCTTTTCGAACACTCTTCCATGGTTCATTCTCAATCTCATTCCTCAACGCACTATCTCCCTctgaactcaaaccctctcttctctcttctcttcgcTTCGCTTCCATTCAACATGGCAGTGGAAGAACACGGTTCAAGTTCCTCTGATTCTTGGTAAGTTCAATCCAATTCAATCTTCAAATCACGTTCACATCCTCCGATCATTCTCTGTATGTTGTTCTTGCAAATTGAATTCAATCTTGAAGCCGATCAGTTTTCTCTAATGGAAGTAGTTGATTTTGTTCTGGATTCCGCAGGATCGTGCGCATGTTGCAGTGCAGGATCTGTAGTTCGACGCGCCAGCGTTTAGAAGGATTCAACGACATGGAGATTCTTGCGAAGCTCGGCCAAGGCGCGTTCGGAAAAGTCTTCCGCTGCCGCGATCGGAAAACTGGCCGCCTCGTCGCCGTGAAACAAATCGAGATTCCGCCAGGCCTTACTATGATCACGCGTTCCATCAAAATGACCAGAGAAATGGATCTTCTAAAGAAAGTACTCGATCATGACAACATTGTGAGGTGACAAATTATCATTATGATTATCGCTTGTAtttgaaatcaatttttcacACTAGAATTGCTTcgctgagttcaaaattttcaatccATGGGATTAGGTTGCTGTATCATGTGGTTACCGAGGATAAGAAATATTTGTATCTCGTGTTTGAGCATCTGGACTGTGATCTTCATCAGTACATTAGAGAACATAGTCACACTGTAGATCCAGCGATTAGAAAGGTAGGAGTGAAAAACTGAGAAGTTTTATATGATTTGTTTAATTTCCGGTGTAATGAGTTTTTGAATTTTGTGTTTAATGTTATTGTAGAATTTTCTGCGTCAAATACTCACTGGAGTGGCGTACTGTCATGCGAATCAGATTCTCCACAGAGATTTGAAGCTAAAGAATCTGCTGATGGATCGATCTAAGAACATAATCAAGCTAGCTGATTTTGGCCTGGCTAGAGCATTGGGAGATCCTGCTCAGCATAGTCAAAATGTATGAtggttatttttgaaaatttaatttGTGCTTTCATCAGTATACTGCTATCTAGGAACATAATCAAACTAGCTAATGTATGatggttattttttaaaattttaatttgtgctTCATCAGTGAACAGAGAGTGTATAGGAACAGAGAATACATATATGATAGACCAAATATATTTTGGTGACACAGAAAAAGTTTAGTTGACAATCCAAGTAATGGTGATAGCAAGAAAGTGGTGAAAAATGGAAGATATGataaaaaagagaaagtgaATGGAAATAGGATATATGAGAAAATATGAGTGAATGTGTCAAAATGAGATCGAAAGATTAAGTTAAAATGGATGAATTAAAATAGATGACCAAATAATTTACTTAGAATCCCTCGGTCTCTAAATGATGTCTCATTTATTATCCTAACAAATAAAATTATGGcatgtcaattaaaaatatGTAAATATTACATTTATAACCTTACTTGAGTATAATCTCACGGGTAATAATAAAAATGAGACACAATTTTTGAATAAAATGATCCCACCTCAtcccatttttctcttcatatttaTCTTCTTATAATATCACATCAATTACCTTTCTTCCGATCTTTTCTCAGTTTTGGGGTCTACACTATGGAGATTTGCATGAATCATTTTCCATTTGTCAGTTATACATACTTACTTTTCAACTTTGGCTAATTTTTATTTGTTATCCCATTTTCCAATTATGATTTGTTATTACACAATTTGATAAATTTCATATAAAAGCTCCAGTGAAATATTCTTACTTTTTTGTCAGTTGGGAACTCGGTGGTATAGGGCTCCTGAACTTTTGTTTGGCCTTCCATATTCAACCCCAGTTGATTTGTGGTCTGTGGGGTGTATATTTGGTGAGATGGTTATTGGAAATCCAATATTCAAAGCTCTTCATTTTGTCGATGATGAATTAGAGGCGATATTCAGGTAACTAAGTTGAGATATAAACCAATTATTTGCTCTCTTTGTTTGCAACAGAACTCACAGTTGATTTGTTTTCTCTATGATCAAAGAGTGTTAGGTACCCCAACAGAGGAAACCTGGCCAGGAGTTACTAGCTTTAATGACTTTCAGAACATCCGCCAATATAAACCATTGGTACTAATTTTTTTCACTTCTCAAATGAGTTTTTACTTCACCAATTGTATTTTCCTGTTATAGAATCTGGGCAACTATAAAAGTGTATGTATCTCCCTGCTATGTGCAGGACCTGGAGACAATTTTTGCTGATCTTGGCACAGCTGGCCTTGATCTTCTCACTGTAAGTTtggatttcttttttttacCTGGCATGTGGAGGGAACTTAACACCTCATGAGATGACTAAAAAGTCACTGTTAGATAAATATTTGATTCTAACTTACAAGAAAGGGGTTGATAGAgggaaaaaaaagttaaattcaCTCCAACAAATTGGCTTACATATTCGTTTGCTTTCCATAAATGGTCATAAATTGGCCAATCCAACAAATTGATAGagggaaaaattgaaaaagccaCTGTTTAATGTGAACAAGCTCTCAGTTTTGTCTTGAGAAGCTTAACAAGGAACACAATAGTTTAGAGGAAAAGAATAGGAGAAAGAATGATAACATGAAGGCTAATGGAATTGAAGAACGAATTGAAGAGGCAAGAAATGAATCAACTTTTACAGAGCAAAATGTGTTGTGTGCTAGTTATATatgataaaacaaaatcacacacACTGAAATAGAcgaatcaaatcaaatatgtaaaataaaatgatgGTCTCACAACATATATGTAAAATAAAATGTTCCATGACTGCTAAGAACAACCACAAACAGAAAAAATCTACATGATACCCTCCATAAGCCCCCCATGAACCCTTAGCATCTCCATTTGGATAGCAACACAACACCCAATTTGACATCTAGGAGGGTTATACGATTATAATAACCAGGCCGGTCAACTAATGTTTTAAATTCTTCTTCAGTTATATCAGCAAAACCCGGATAACTCACACCCTTTGGGGGGAGGGTTAAAACAAGATTTTGCTTCAACACATTGAACCTGTCTTCTACCTCCTTTTCGTTAGCGTATTCTTTCTCCCACACCTCGCGCCAGGATTTGAAAGCTTCTTCTGGGGTTATATCCATCGCAGCAGCTGCAACAAGTTCAGGATCGGAATCTTCTGGAATTGGAATTGGAGCCTTGAGTTGTTTGCGGGATACAGAAGAATAACAATCCTTCGGAAATTTTGTTCTGAACGCATCAAATTCGTCTGCGGTTCGATCAGCAAGAAGCGGAAAATTGATAGCATGACTTGAGGTTGAGGGGATGGTCCTATCAAGAGATTGCTGGAAACTCTCGAACCTCCGATCTTTCTCGTCTTTGTTAGGgtatttttttccatatatatcGCACCAGATTTCGAAAGCTTCTCTAGGGGTTAAATCAATTGCTGCAGAATTAAGAAAGAATATGATTTAGGGTTTACTTTAGGATCGGAATCTAAAACAAACAAGAATTAGAAAACATGAAATTAAGAAAGAGAGAGTTTGTACCGGAATCAGTGTTGTCTTCTTCAACTTTCAATTTCTTTACCGGTGGAGCAAAATCCTTCGAATCGTGGTCTGGAATTAGAGACGCGGAGGGGCTGGAAACGGAGGCGCCAGGCAtcgaggagaggagaggaagaatgGAACGGAATGAAACAACTACCAcgcttgcttctttttcttgaaATCCTATTCCTTCTCAGTTGAGCCCAAACTGgtttttgacaaaaaaacaaaatagcCCACTTATCAATATGTAGTTTttaaaaacacatttatcaaaCATAATTTTAGATTAAAAAACTTGCAAATCTATATAGCTTTTACTTTTCAAAAAAGAATAGCttttaaaataagtttttttttttttaaaataagttaaaGTTAGATATAAACGATTTCAAAAATGTATATTATAGAAAATAGATTTTTGAGTTAGATGAAACATTTATCAAATAAACACACTTGCCACactaattgtgattttttttccgAAAAACATAGATCAAACTGGAATTGGATGAACACCCGACACAAACTATTTTCAACATTAAAAATTATGTCTCTGTTAGTTTACTTTTTATGCAACAAGAATCATGTATGGATAATAAATGTAAGTTATATTAGTCATTATGCATAGGATACATTAGTCACTATAAAGGCTAACATGAATTACATTTGTAGTTCATACAAAACGGTTCCTTTGTCAATTTAATTGTCTTGTTTATGATTATCTTTTTCTCCTACTCTTTTTTTCATAGAAGTACTTTCTGGTTGACAACAATTGATCTGCTTTGCAGAGTATGCTTTGCCTGGACCCAAGTAAACGAATTTCTGCTGAGGCTGCTCTGGAACATGCTTACTTTAATGATTGAACTTGGTATCTCTTTACTCTTATGGTTCTCTCTCAATTTACCTGCTTATTGCTGTTATGCCTTTACTCACATCACTGTCTATGTATTGAATACCAAATGCAATGGTGAAGGCTATATATACAACATTAATAAATGCATAGAAAAAGGTAGCAGATTTATTGAAAATGTttgttattttcattcaggtTATCAAAGGAGAAGTGAAGCTTGGTTAGCAGAACAACAGAAGAAATTCATTTCCCTTCCCTCAAGTGCTCAATTTTGATTCTTTTGTTATCAATTACATTCATTAACATTTCACCTTTCATTACTTCGAGGGCCGATATACTGATACAGTTACTCTGTCGCTTACATAGTACTAGCATTACTTGAATGTGGTAGAATCATGAGAAATTCTAAGCTGAGATTTGCATACAAGTTTTGTTGGCTGTTTTCACTTCTTTTTAATCGCATAACCTTTACTGCATGATATTAGTAGCCCGGTGCAAAGTAGTTTTATACCTAATAGTAACACGCATGATAATGTCACAGTGCTTCACGAGGTTATTCATTTTCAAAAGTACTCTGAATTTTTTTGAGAATTTGGAGTTCAAACTTGACTTGAAGAAGGCCTACGATCATCTTGATTGGAGGTTCTTGGAGGCCACACTTTGTGAGTTTGGTCTTCCAGAGGTTACTATTTTGAACTGAAGTTTTAaacatttataaaaataatccAATTAGATAATCTTGTAaccattaaatttaaaataaaagtcACTTAATTTGTTATCTTATCAATAATGtggaaaaatatataatatatactaATCTAACTAAagacgttcaaaaaaaaaatctaactaAAGACAATTTCTTTGGTACTCTCTCAAAATGGAAAAGCTTAACCTACATTTTACTTTAATCGGTCATGATTTATTTTGTCACAACACATTTTTACTTTAATCTGTGATGATTTATTTtgtcacaattttttttaaaattgcaaTTCAATCCTGTGTatctaaataataaactaaagGGTGCTAAACCCACTCATTTTCAAGTGTATCGGAGCAATGCCCCTAACTAAAGTTACTAAAATTATGTTTGTGAAAATTATTGGAAGAGACTGACCCGTCATATCGGTTTGACCAATAAGTACACCaaaattgattatttaaaatgatAAAGCCGATAAAAGCTAAGGATTCACCGATTAAGGTTTAACGtcatcatttattttatttaacacACTATTATGATTAAGGGTGATAAATGGATGGATTGGATAGATTTGCATGAGTCATAATGGATAGGTCAATATAATCCATTAATTCATTAAGCATACACTAAGGGCCTGTTTGGATTGGCGTTGGAGAGGCCAAACGTGCGTTGCGTTGCCGTAAACGCCGTTTTGCCATCACAAAATAACATCAAGCACACAAAATAATCAAATacattatatttatttagtataaaaagtaaaaactacaaaaaaaaagaaaaaatacccCGTTTACTCACAAGTAACTGAATTGCATTGAGTTAGTTAGCGGAAGTGCCACGTGGCATGGCTCTAATTTCGATAACCGAAGTTAGTTACTCGTTTTGGCGGGAAATGTCAATCGACGAAATAAAATCAAGAGCTTCACGCTTTTCGAACTCTCTTTCATCGTTCATTCTCAACAACGCACTTTCTCCCTCTGAacccaaaccctctcttctcaGTTCTCTCTTCCTCTCGCTTCCATTTCAACATGGCGAGGGAAGAACGCGGTTCAAGTTCCTCTGATTCTTGGTAAGTTACGTTGAATCCAATTCAATCTTCAAATCACGTTTTGATACTCTGATTCTTGCCAATTGAATTCAATCTTGAACCCGATCAGTTTTCACTAATGGAAGTAATTGATTTTGTCATCGATTCCGCAGGATCGTGCGCATGTTTCAGTGCAGGATCTTCAGTTGTTTTACGCCGCCACAGCAGCGTTTAGAGGGATTCAACGACATGGAGATTCTTGATGAGATCGCTGAAGGCGGCTTTGGAAGAGTTTTCCGCTGCCGTGATCGGAGCACCGGCGATATCGTCGCCGTCAAACAAATCGAGCTTCCCGCTGACATTACAAATCGAGCTTCCATCAAAATTAACAGAGAAATCGAGCTTCTTCAACAAGTCAACCACGACAACATTGTGAGGTgatgaaaattaatttcaatgCATTCGTATTAATTATcatcattttgattttgattctttGATGAAATCATTCAAAATTAGGTTGCTGAGACATGTGCAAACAGAGGATAGGAGATATGTGTATCTCGTTTTTGAGCTTCTGGATTGTGATCTTTTTCAGTACATTAGAAGGTCCCGTCGCTTGTTTGTGGAACCATGGCTTAGAAAGGTAGAGGAGTAAGGAGGAGTTTCGATCTGTAATTTGCTTTCTTTCACAACGATGAATGAGTTTTtgaatttcttttattttgtgtaGAGATTTCTGCACCAAATACTCACTGCAGTGGCGTACTGTCATGCGAATCAGATTCTCCACAGAGATTTGAA
This portion of the Lotus japonicus ecotype B-129 chromosome 3, LjGifu_v1.2 genome encodes:
- the LOC130742706 gene encoding cell division control protein 2 homolog yields the protein MAVEEHGSSSSDSWIVRMLQCRICSSTRQRLEGFNDMEILAKLGQGAFGKVFRCRDRKTGRLVAVKQIEIPPGLTMITRSIKMTREMDLLKKVLDHDNIVRLLYHVVTEDKKYLYLVFEHLDCDLHQYIREHSHTVDPAIRKNFLRQILTGVAYCHANQILHRDLKLKNLLMDRSKNIIKLADFGLARALGDPAQHSQNLGTRWYRAPELLFGLPYSTPVDLWSVGCIFGEMVIGNPIFKALHFVDDELEAIFRVLGTPTEETWPGVTSFNDFQNIRQYKPLDLETIFADLGTAGLDLLTSMLCLDPSKRISAEAALEHAYFND
- the LOC130749646 gene encoding uncharacterized protein LOC130749646; protein product: MPGASVSSPSASLIPDHDSKDFAPPVKKLKVEEDNTDSAIDLTPREAFEIWCDIYGKKYPNKDEKDRRFESFQQSLDRTIPSTSSHAINFPLLADRTADEFDAFRTKFPKDCYSSVSRKQLKAPIPIPEDSDPELVAAAAMDITPEEAFKSWREVWEKEYANEKEVEDRFNVLKQNLVLTLPPKGVSYPGFADITEEEFKTLVDRPGYYNRITLLDVKLGVVLLSKWRC
- the LOC130742709 gene encoding cell division control protein 2 homolog 1-like; amino-acid sequence: MAREERGSSSSDSWIVRMFQCRIFSCFTPPQQRLEGFNDMEILDEIAEGGFGRVFRCRDRSTGDIVAVKQIELPADITNRASIKINREIELLQQVNHDNIVRLLRHVQTEDRRYVYLVFELLDCDLFQYIRRSRRLFVEPWLRKRFLHQILTAVAYCHANQILHRDLKPKNLLIDESRDIIKLADFGLARPFGDPTGQYTDKKRE